From Anastrepha obliqua isolate idAnaObli1 chromosome 3, idAnaObli1_1.0, whole genome shotgun sequence:
AGGAGCTTTCGACCTCTTGTCCCACTTTTTACGGCGAGTATACAGCCTTTAAGCTTTTGGCTTATTTTTCACTTCATATTCGTTATATTTTGGTAGTGTTAAATGGTAGTTAAAAGTATGTATAATTACAAGTAGGGGTGAAATCAGCCGTTAGATTGATGCTGCTGCAATTATGGTATTTATGCCAAgtaaaagagaagaaagtgaaaatttaggCTTTATAcagtagaaaaacaataaaaaatcataCTAGGCAGTTAATTGAAATTactgtttacttattttttgctttttatgtaaACCTTATCCAcactattattgttattatactTGTATTCATTTAAACTTGGGGTTTATAGGAGCATTTACCAATCTTAACCGAATAGCCAAATCCGTGGGCCACAGGGAAAACATGACAAATCAAATATTCAAAGTGGGGGAATTCACAGTATTTAGCATCTTCTTACAGAAATTCAAGTAGATATAATACTGCCTTTGATTAAAGTAtcagaatataaatattttacattgacAAAATACGTATTTATTGTCTCGCTAAACACCTTTTAAAATGTAGCAAAAATGAAGAGTGTAGTTATCATGTACATAGATATtgtgtatgtataatacatTTACAATTATTACACTAACCAAAAACTGTTTTGTtggaatttatattaaaatgtcGCTTTCTTTTTATTGGTAGCTGTGCGATTTGGACGAGTCCCAAAGAGGGAGAAAGCGCGTATCTTAGCTGCTATGCAACAAAGCACACAGAATCGTGGCCAACAACGTGCGCTTGCAGGAGAGCTGGATGATCAACCACGACTGATAGCTGCTGTACTGCGCGCCCATCTGGAAACTTGCGAGTTTACAAAGGAAAAAGTTGCTGCCATGCGTCAAAGGGCGAGAGAGTGCCCCTCATATTCAATGCCAACGCTAttggtaaattttaatatatatgaacGTTCAGATTTAAACGTATTAGTAACAAAAGTACAATTCTGACATGATCATGAAGGACCTGATTTTGAAATCGATTTTTAGCTGTTCTTAACTATATATCAGATGGAGGTCATAATAAGTTTATATTAAGGGTTTTCACGGGACCtagattaaaaaagcaaaagagtaaagtgtaaagaaaaaatactatCCTGCAACAAATCGCCTTGAACAGAAGTTTACCCATAACTGAAATTATTTTACACAAAAGTAAAATAGTTTCATTTTTAAGCATTAGCAAAGAGattgacattttttgaaatatttaaaaatttgtttcactacACTTTATTTAATGAGCAATATGGAGAGCCGCTGCTTAGCttactgaaataaaattatggTATAAAGTCTGCTACTCGAACTGGATTGCAAAGTTTAGTACGAGTATCTCTAGAGTTAAGGGTATTTTCTGTCCCACTCGTCACACAGTTTCAGCTTCGATTCTATCCAGTTTACTATATGTATATTGCGCTTATTACAGCAACATAATTTACTTAATACGTCATAGGTATACCTATGATTTCTCTGTAATGAAAGCATATTTAGAAAGAAATCATGGAAATCAGTTAAAAACTCGATATCAGGAACTTTCCATATTAATCTGAGAATGTAtatataccatatgtatgtatttttaaaagaaactgCAAGTAGTTGTATAAAATATTAGCCTTCAACAGATAACAAAGTAATTTGGCTTTGCACAAATGCAATTTAGGGAGGAAAAAATGGGTACGGTAACTATAAAGGGCAAAGTACTTGCTAATTTTTAAATCACACTAATTAGCCTGGGCGTGAAATACATTCCTATACTTCTTATCAATAAACACAATTTATTCTGGTGTAATATAAAACCCCAGCATTTGAAAAATCGCTGCAAtaagtttatatataatatatatgtacatatacagctTATTACAGCAACATAATTTACTTAATACCTATGATTTCTCTGTAATGAAAGCATATTTAGAAAGAAATCATGGAAATCAGTTAAAAACTCGATATCAGGAACTTTCCATATTAATCTGAGAATGTAtatataccatatgtatgtatttttaaaagaaactgCAAGTAGTTGTATAAAATATTAGCCTTCAACAGATAACAAAGTAATTTGGCTCTGCACAAATGCAATTTAGGGAGGAAAAAATGGGTACGGTAACTATAAAGGGCAAAGTACTTGCTAATTTTTAAATCACACTAATTAGCCTGGGCGTGAAATACATTCCTATACTTCTTATCAATAAACACAATTTATTCTGGTGTAATATAAAACCCCAGCATTTGAAAAATCGTTGCAAtaagtttatatataatatatatgtacatatataattggcgcgtacatcctttttgggtgtttggccgagctcctcctcctatttgtggtgtgcgtcttgatgttgttccacaaatggagggacttgcagtttcaagccgactccgaacggctaatatttttatgaggagctttttcatggcagaaatacaatcggaggtttgccattgcctgccgagtggcgactgctattagaaaaatgtttttcttaatttttttgtttcaccgagattcgaacctacgttctctctgtgaactccaaatggtagtcacgcaccaacccattggaGGCCGTTGCAATAAGTTactgaatatataaaaaagttttataatgcTGGCCGAATTTAGGAAGCTTGACAAATCAAATTTTGTACGTAATATTGAAAAGAACTCGAAAGCCTTCTGTGCCTTTGCTAAATCTGACTTCAAGTTTGCCATCCTCTTTGTTTTATGGAGACAAATATGTCAACTCCGCAGgagaaatagaaaattttgcTATTCAGATTTTTCATCCATAACCACTGCTGATGACCGATCATTCTcacgacagtcagttctacaACCGGGTTGGTCTCTGCTGACCGATTTTTGCAGGATTGGTAAAAGACTGaaataattccaatttttaaaagTGGGAATAAGAGTGACGTTACAAACTATAGTACTATTACGAAATTTACAACAGTTTCGAAATTATTGAGCCTGTTGTTAAAACAAGACGCCTTTTAAGCCCGAGTCAGCAAAGCCCCGAAGCTTCCTATCATCTGCACAGACTTTTCAAAGGCTTTTGATAGCATTTTGGGATTATACTCATCATATTCCTGGGTCTAAACTGAAAACTGCAGACCTAGGAGTGTAGGCATAATTGTACACATTTCTCAGATCCCTACCTCAGGCACTctctaaaatttgtatatagcaTTAATTATGGCCCCTTTAGAATATCCTGCTTTTATCTGGTAGCCCTTCCAGTCCATTGACATATGTAAACAGAATTGAACGTATACGAAAGGCCGCTTAGGTCCAGAATTTAACATCACTAGGCAGTAGAAGAACACTTTTGTCATTTTCCTTTGTATTAAACATACTAACAAGTACTAATGCACTTGGAAACTTTCGCCATTTCTACACGTTTCATGTGCAATTGAATAAATTCAATATGCTATAAATTCAGTGGTTGCGCGAATTTTAAGTGAACTCAATAATGTCAAAAATATCGACCCCTCATTTGCGGTATTGAAAAACTTGGTTCTAAGTCGTATGCAAATTTATAGACCCTATTGATAAGTGCTTAGCTAGTAAGAATATAATTGAGTTccatagttaaataaataaataaaaaaaaatatgatgaaaGAATGAAAAGTCAGAGGATCAAAAAAGTCTGGCaaatattcattatttaaatttttgcacagAAATATTATAACAGTCATCAAGAATAACGAAAATAAAGAAGCTATATGACACGTCGCTAAAACAGCaatgaaacaacaacaatgaaaaatacTGCACATGCCTACGATGTAGAATAAGAGCGCAGAAATAACCTTGTGGCAAGGTTTTTTAACCTTGAATTTGACTCTCGatgagaaaagaataaaaaacacaaCGACGCTgagaaatgaaacaaaaacagaaaaaaatttgaaacagcTTTTGCGAATTCATACTAAACGAAATTAAACTTCTACTCTCTTATTTCAATtggataaatatatgtacatatataatggaAAACAAAATCACAGTTTTGACTCATACAagcacatgtatatatgtacatatgtatattagctgCTTCCCCTTGTCATAGGTCTTACACCGCACACGATTATAGGTTGTCAATTTAGTTGACTTACTACTAATAACCCATTACAATTTTGCGATTTCCATACCAACGTAGACACATGCGCATTTATCTCGGCCAACAGACGTCATAATGACATCAACACAAACAAATGAGTAGTAAGCAAGCTCAAAGTAGccacacatacaaataaacaCACGCGCGCAAATGCTCAAATACAAACCCATACTAAAAACCTACACAGAATAAAAGCATGGCGCACATGACCTTGTAAAATACGAGGAAATTATTTCGCAGCTCAGTATTTTTGCAATTCATATCCCTCCCCTTTGTCGTGACCATCGCCATCCCATTTTGGTCTGTCTGCCACTCAAGCATTAGTATGGCTACTTGTTTAATACAGATACAATACATACACGTTCATATAAACATATCAGAACACCACAtatagaaatacatattttgatatacttatgtatgtatattatatgtatgaacGATTGACAATGTTTTTGAGAAGTGTATTTTGGCTGTTCTCATTTCATTTGTGCAAATTAATATAAGCAGATAcgtgcatatacacatatatatgtacatatattcttgttaaataataataaacgcgCGTGTAATTACAttcgatatacatatgtaaacttATGCGTATTTGTACAGAAAGAGAAACGAAAGAATTTGGGTGGCGTATCACATCTTTAATAACTTCAAACAGTTTCTTTGCTCCTAAGCTTAAAATTCTTAACTTTCCGTTTGTGATATTTCTTATTTCGAGTAACAGTTGCACTTGTCAGTGTCATTcagtattttcaatattttttaattaaattgtagtGAAATGTACTGAAAGCGGTGGACGCTAGCACTGATATAGCTTATTTGCGAATCCaggagtatgtatgtgtataggcacacatacatatgttcactTTATTaggatttatgtatattttggaGAAAAGGGTCATATTATTTCAGTGTGCTAGAAACtcatgaaataaaattagtagCCGCCAAACACTTTTGCAGGTTCCCGTGTGCAAGTATAGCAGgttcagatacatacatacatagagacaGAAAATACAATACACAGCAAGAAGAGTGTGAATAAAGTCCAAGTTCAAGACCAAATTCCATACGCAACGTTCAAGGAATTATGCTCAATTGGgtgctttcaaattttaatttatgaacAGAGCTGAAACCCTATGTGAAGACGTGCCCGAAACAGAATTTTGTTCCGCGCCAAGGctgcacaattttttctaattacagtttaaaaaattgtataggtatatacaactttttttgtacAGATACAgaaatgcatatgcatatacgagtatatgcatatgtagttTATTCTTGTAGTCGTCTGTGTCGTGTGAAGGTAAAACCTTGAACTCTAGTTCGTCGACCTTGACTAGAATATCAGAATGAAGCGTCACGCACACGCAAAACTTAATTATAGACACACGCTCAATCAGCgagcttttctttgttttcattctaaggtgtaaaagccaaaaaactttGCTTATGCTCTTTATTTCTACTGCGTGGTTCTCCGATTTCGACGGCTTTTCCCATTTTGTTCGTTAAATACGATTATACTATGTGTTTCAAACCGTATAAGCTTTTGCCATTGTGAGTTCTCTCAGAGATGCTACTGCCACAAGCAAAAGCTCTTATCACAAATTGTTCTCGCGTTGGAATACATATGAAGATTTgcatatatatacttacatatgttatgcatatgtatgtaaaaccgGCGCATGTGCTGAAAAATAGTGGTGGTTTTTTCGTAGTTATCGATTCAAATGTATTGCCAACGGTGAATAATAAAACCTTTGTAAAGAATATGACCTTCACTTGGACCTTAACATTGTAGATACGAAAGCAAAATACGTAGTTAATATGGCTGTATGTGTTAATGAAGCTTTCTTCGTTTGtatgcatactttttttatatacttgtatttatctattttgtGATAATGAAGTGTTCAGAATTGTCGCTCTTTGCAAAAAATGTGACCTATCAGTATCACATTCTCGTTAAATGTTGTACAAGTATATttcatataattattaattaagatttcctttttcttttacaGGCTTGTCCGCTCAATCCTGCTCCTGAGTTACAATCGGAGCAAGAGTTTTCTCAACGCTTTGCCCATGTTATTCGTGGGGTTATTGATTTCGCCGGTATGATACCTGGTTTTCAACTTCTTACCCAAGATGACAAATTTACTTTGCTAAAGGCCGGTCTTTTTGATGCATTATTCGTGCGTTTGATTTGCATGTTCGATTCTTCCATCAATAGTATTATTTGCTTGAATGGGCAGGTGATGCGCCGCGATGCAATACAGAACGGGGCCAATGCTCGCTTTTTAGTGGAttcaacatttaattttgcAGAACGTATGAATTCGATGAATTTATCAGATGCCGAGATCGGGCTATTTTGTGCGATCGTATTGATCACACCCGATCGACCTGGATTGCGCAACATTGAATTGATCGAAAAGATGTATAGCCGGTTGAAAGGTTGCTTACAGAAAGTCATAAGCCAGAATCGGGCCGATCAACCTGATTTCATGGCAAAGTTGTTGGAAACAATGCCCGATTTGCGAACACTAAGCACTCTTCATACTGAGAAATTAGTTGTTTTTCGTACAGAGCACAAAGAACTATTACGACAACAAATGTGGACAATGGACGATGAACAATCAACGAATGTGAAGAGCCCTGTAATTAACTGGGACGATCCGCGTATGGATGTTGAGGCAAAAAGTCCACTTGGTTCCGTGTCAAGTACAGAGTCGGCAGACTTAGAGTACACCACTTCATCTACCAATTCAACATCCCACCATCACACTAATCAACAAGGGCCACAACCATCTGCATTAGCATCATCAGCCCCCCTGTTGGCCGCATCATTATCAGGTTCGTGCCCGTTGCGTAATAGAGCTAACTCTGGCTCCTCTGGGGATTCTACCGCTGAAATGGACATAGTCGGCTCTCACGCACATCTAACCCAGAATGGCTTAACAATTACTCCAATTGTTCGTTCGCATTCCCACCAGCAGTTACATCATCATTTGACTTCTGGTACGCCAAATAGATATCGCAAATTAGACTCACCCACTGATTCGGGCATCGAGTCAGGCAATGAAAAGAACGATTGTGGCATCAAAGCAGTCAGCTCTGGCGGAAGTTCTTCTTGTTCCAGCCCACGTTCTAGTGTCGACGACGCCCTTGATTGTACGGATGCTGCAGCAGCAAGCACAAGTCAAGTTACAATATCTGTTTCACCCGTCCGTTCACCTCAACCTATCGCTCCGACATCCACATCATTATCAAATAGCCTAGCTAACTCGTCAAATACGCTCAAGCGTCAAATTGTTGACGATATGCCCGTATTGAAACGAGTATTGCAAGCACCTCCGCTCTACGATACGAACTCACTAATGGATGAAGCGTACAAGCCAcataaaaaatttcgagcattgCGCCATCGCGAGTTCGAAACCACAGAAACGGATCCCAGCTCCACATCTAACCGTTCTAACAGCAGCGCGAAGACAAGCACAACACTTACGCAAACAAATATCCCGGTACAAAGCGCGCAAGCAATCTCAGCCGCAATTACTCCACCTTCATCTATTCAAACCTCGAGTACTGCTCCGgtttctgttgttgtttctAAATGTACTATAACACCAGCATCATCCCCACGTCCTCACATCTCAACAGAAAACGCTGGAAATTGTCACCAACAAAGTCAGTTGCATATGCACTTAACGCGTCAAGCGACGACTACTAATATTTGTAATCATAGTAATGGCAGTGGTATCATTCAGCCACAACAACAATCTTCCTTGTCTAGCACTCATTCAGTACTGGCTAAATCTTTAATGGCAGAGCCGCGAATGACTCCTGAACAAATTAAAAGGTCTGATATAATTCAGAATTATATTATGCGCGATCCAGCATCATCTTGTTCCGGCACATCAAACAACCCCGGAAGTCGTAGTCCAGCACCAATGCAGCATTTATCCTCATTGAACCAAAACTCTCACCATTACAACTCTGGCGGATCACCATCCTCAAGTAATTCTCCCTCTTGTTCGAGTACTAACTGTGCTTCACCTTCAACCACTACAATTACATTACCTTCGCCGCCACCTCCAAACACATTAGGCACAACAGCTACGCGATGGCACGGCCACTCTGTTATAACAACAACGAGTATCAATCATCGTCAGCAGTCTGTCTCGCCAAGCAGCAATGGttcagcatcatcatcatcatcaaatgGTTGTCAATATTTCCAGTCTCCACACTCCACCTCTACTTCAGTATCTCCACCCCGCCCATCACCATCAGCGCTTCATTCGCCTCCACGTCTATTAGAACTACAAGTCGATATTGCCGACTCACAGCAACCGCtgaatttgtcaaaaaagtcgCCAACACCACCACCCACTAAGCTGCAAGCATTGGTAGCAGCTGCGTCAGCAGCACAAAGATATCCTACCGTATCTGCCGATGTTACTGTTACACCGACTAATGCACAACCCACGCAAACCGTGACCACTGTGACCGCAAATAGTTCGCAGCAATTACAGGTTCACAAAGTCATGCTAGAGGCGTAAGCATCAAAAATGGGTTAGTGAATAAGTtcagtatatgtatttatgtagagCATGCAAAGAAGAGTATTCGGAATGTTCATAAGTGTATTAAAGACATCTTGAGATTAatctaaaaaaatgaaaaatactgCATTGAAAAAGATTTCTTGAAAAACTCGATGTGGTATCAGAACTGATGATGAATATCAAAGGAACATCCACTATGTATTATATTcaaacatatgtacgtgtacatgcgaagttattaaaattagatGATAAACGTTTGCACGACAACAAAAAAGAGCGAGACTGAATATtcataaaaacatgaaaaaataaataaataatgaaatattgtaAAGTAAATATTCAATAAGTCGGTGTTGCATGGTGTTTGGCGTGAATGAGAACGCGATTTGTGGAAGCACATTAAAATCAGTTAAACCAAACgtgcatacataagtatacatggatatatataatttccttaaatcacttaaaattaatattaataacagtTGATAAGTAactacatacctatatgtaaattatgtatttaaataagtaGAAACACCGTATATGAATTGAGTGAATAACAAGAAGATGCTGATAACAATTACAATTtcgataaaaaatgtttgcttaagGGTTGCAGTTGGCAATAATATTAATCTTAATGTTATTGATCGATCAAAACCCTAACAATTACCTATTGTATTTTTAAAGCacataaaaattgtacaaaattcatGCAATATAGATTAAAAATTATATCCTtaacaacacaaaaaacaaatattatgctACAATTCCTTTTAAAGATTATCTATAGATTGAAGGCAAATCATTTTAATCATAAGACAATGAACTACTTTTAAGGTAATTGGCACAACGATATGATATTAtactatacatatgcatgtaagcAGACTCGTTTGCCGTATTATGTTTACATTGagcagatatgtacatatattaagcAATCTTAAAGAACCTTTACAGTATCGTTGTGTGAATGATCCTCAAGGATAAATAatgatttcaaattaaaaatcagCATAACTTCAAAGCAAcatactacatatatatgtatatataaatgtgtaaCAAACGCAGTTGCTGTTACTTTTTAAACCAGGTTCAGGTGTGCACTCGAGAACATATGAACACCTATGCATATAGTTATAGAAAACACAATTTAGATGAGCTCCATATTcatgtttacaaaaattttataagtgaAAGAGAGGAATTCTActgaattgattttatttattttacaagttctggAAACAAATGTTATtccggaaatattttttatattgaaaactctgcgagatttttaaataaatgaaaagttaattaatatttaattcttcCTATTATGCATGCAGAAAAAAGTTATGTTTCGCTTCTGTATGCAGTTTACTTCAAACAACccattattttgataaaattgttttattgttcGTTGGTTTGTTTTATccttattaattaaaatcaCTATTTATCTGTTCGCGTGATAATTCTCTTTAGTAtgttaattttcatatatgattataattattattgttttctaaatttttaaaatttattatgtatAAGGAAGTTCCATatgattttaatgtaaatacTTTGTACATATTAAAATTATAGACGCTGTTGAAgtagaaaaaatcataaaagatCCCTTAACACTTCAAAATAGTTTTCCCTTCAGTGTGTATGTGTCTACAATTTCTGAATGTATTGACCGATgatgtatttgtttaaattacaTAATATAAactaaagttattaaaaactttcattttattgcaacttaggataaaaaagaaactactattatatttattataattagtaCTATATTTGTAGTAGGTATAAAACAAACAGacgtttttttcaaatatacagaaattaaaaaacaaattaaaatcgttgtgtttaatttttatgaattggaTCTTGAAATTATTTGATGGTTTTTTTAGTAGTCTGATATTTTGATATGCATGATtatgtttctttatttaaaaaattccatttttctaTTAATACTTTGGTATAAAGAACTAGTTGTTTCCTTAGTGCAGGCCGGTTTTTTAGTCTTTcatgctttgttttgttttgctttacttTTGAAAACTTCACTGGCCAAATGGTAGTTTTGAATGCTGTCAGCATAATGGGAAAAAACGAAGGGACAGGTGAAATTGTGTCAAAGGCCGAGAAAGCGCTGCTAAATGGAACATTTTCGAATCTATTCGAAACTTTAAAATGCTTGAAGCGAGAGAAGCAAGCTGCCATTTGGTCAACTCTCAAGAATTACATTACATTTCTGTTATTTTTGAGAGTTTTCGAAGCAAAGCATGCTGGCATTGGCCAGCACATTATgatcattttctgagtttgctTAGTAAATTCACTAAAAAGAAACATTAGCAAATGTTTAGTTCAAaccaaaattctaaaaagaaaaataataaaaattagccATCACGCAAAACTAGTGAACTAAGTTCAGCATAAGcaggctttcatcagccaccctgtatgtaggtatgtttgcAACTTGATTTAAAGGCGCTAACACTTTGAAGGAGGCTAGGACTATTGGGTTAGGTCCTAAAAGATAGATATATTTAAGAGCCGTTATTATGTATAAAGCTTATTATATCACAAATTACAAGTGGATAAACCTTCAATATGTAAAAAGTTTTAACTAATTAGCACAAAAATTACTAAtgatacgtacatatgtacatatacatacaccaTAAGCTAAAGAACGCCTACTTATAATTGGAAACTATTTTAGAAATGTgtgcaagtacatacataccgatatgcaaatatatatatatacatatgtattaggtCAATAGGTTCCGATCCTAGGGAAATCTACTGGAAATTAATCGGGTGCATCGGATCTGATTGCAAAGTCGACATCTTTCCTACATAATGCTGCGGGTTTTGAAGGGATGTAATTAATTGCAGGacctttaattttaatacttttagatGAATTCTGCGATTTTAaagaatatacttatatatgtcaAATAATGAGTATATGaagcgtacatatgtacatatataaatgtgtgTAGATGCTAAGAACgatagataactgtatttaaaattttttagaagatACAAGTGAATGTCAATCACTGATATACAttcttaaatgtatgtattcttaTATACAGCCATAAACATAAACTTatatacttacttatatatacattacATATAAGCGTAAAAATTAGATTCAGGTGTAATGTATGGCCTGCCAAAATTAATTCATTGAAGAACTTGTGAAAACTTATTCTTGTAGATATCGCAtgataatatttaacaaataaaaataatgagattttaGGAGCAGCATTGATTGTCTTCAAAACGGGATTCATATATTTTCGTAACAAAGAATTTAAatccaaatatttaaataaaacacattaCATGAATTATGaggtaaaagtttaaataattaaaattttaatctattGTGGCAATGGTTATGACAGCTCACGAATTGGATACCATTGGTATAATTTGTCTCGTTTGTGAATTGGAATATACTTGTATACATATTTGGACACATATTGAACGAGTTCGGTGTCGGACTGAGAAATCAAAGCAtacgtttattattattattttttaacatacatactcgtatattcgTATATTCATTGTGGgcataatttaaaattgtaaaatataggttaagaacaacttttttgttgtatgaatataaaaaccaataaacttgcatataaaaaaatcgaaaagtgtaataataatttaaaagaagagTATGAAAACTCATTTTTGATGCACGCTTTCAGAAATGCCGCTTGAAATATCCCTAATAAGTTGCGACGCCAACTTCTCGAATCGTTTTATGGATGCCGATGGTCTTGTTAGTAGTGATCTTATAAACAAGATTACATTTGCATGAAGTAAACGTTCAGTTGCCAATTTCCGATGTGGTCATAATTCAACTAGTATCGCCCATTATAGAAAATTCGACCGATAATAATAATGCTCACCGTAAGTATGAGGTTTTATTCAATTGAGCTaaacaatatgaaaaaataggTCAAGTCACGAAATGAGATTTCAATCCCTACCACCTTTCACGATAAGTACCTCCAAGtatgttt
This genomic window contains:
- the LOC129243092 gene encoding ecdysone-induced protein 75B, isoforms C/D isoform X3 translates to MKIVMSADSSDCHFSSESASARLSTSTSEQLASSFQDESECQLIRNSNNKVENRSVIRSSYPENSEDVSEYQMQFHSFRVNKHQSIVAQASPASSTTSASKIVVGRSHLENALQLPPNTSASTYYQQTKVLPRSSEVVPFSSFHQDHSNFTENSHAHAHNRMADYMEGSQLPSTKVTSIESSLSRISAADDALNDDQTNTQISSNAVCLPVIPSSGLEKDVQTSVNSGTSSFPSPTACKIPHSNVIYINKTTCNINNSTVVVQASHLKQNIQRNSVYGPYVSHNNRDSNNSIAGTTDLVPSTMQIESYSQNNPYQQHSVNATNRQVCQQNISGTSSVSFAGVDSRPQTPEYIKSYPVMDTTVASSIKGEPELNIEFDGTTVLCRVCGDKASGFHYGVHSCEGCKGFFRRSIQQKIQYRPCTKNQQCSILRINRNRCQYCRLKKCIAVGMSRDAVRFGRVPKREKARILAAMQQSTQNRGQQRALAGELDDQPRLIAAVLRAHLETCEFTKEKVAAMRQRARECPSYSMPTLLACPLNPAPELQSEQEFSQRFAHVIRGVIDFAGMIPGFQLLTQDDKFTLLKAGLFDALFVRLICMFDSSINSIICLNGQVMRRDAIQNGANARFLVDSTFNFAERMNSMNLSDAEIGLFCAIVLITPDRPGLRNIELIEKMYSRLKGCLQKVISQNRADQPDFMAKLLETMPDLRTLSTLHTEKLVVFRTEHKELLRQQMWTMDDEQSTNVKSPVINWDDPRMDVEAKSPLGSVSSTESADLEYTTSSTNSTSHHHTNQQGPQPSALASSAPLLAASLSGSCPLRNRANSGSSGDSTAEMDIVGSHAHLTQNGLTITPIVRSHSHQQLHHHLTSGTPNRYRKLDSPTDSGIESGNEKNDCGIKAVSSGGSSSCSSPRSSVDDALDCTDAAAASTSQVTISVSPVRSPQPIAPTSTSLSNSLANSSNTLKRQIVDDMPVLKRVLQAPPLYDTNSLMDEAYKPHKKFRALRHREFETTETDPSSTSNRSNSSAKTSTTLTQTNIPVQSAQAISAAITPPSSIQTSSTAPVSVVVSKCTITPASSPRPHISTENAGNCHQQSQLHMHLTRQATTTNICNHSNGSGIIQPQQQSSLSSTHSVLAKSLMAEPRMTPEQIKRSDIIQNYIMRDPASSCSGTSNNPGSRSPAPMQHLSSLNQNSHHYNSGGSPSSSNSPSCSSTNCASPSTTTITLPSPPPPNTLGTTATRWHGHSVITTTSINHRQQSVSPSSNGSASSSSSNGCQYFQSPHSTSTSVSPPRPSPSALHSPPRLLELQVDIADSQQPLNLSKKSPTPPPTKLQALVAAASAAQRYPTVSADVTVTPTNAQPTQTVTTVTANSSQQLQVHKVMLEA
- the LOC129243092 gene encoding ecdysone-induced protein 75B isoform X2; protein product: MVCATQELNANEHQQQQPQNPRQLLQLHMQEISQPQHLKSHSMQPSEPQLTKIVLLSTPNGNLQQQATQFVGSRQCIAPTKSEKLKQQHSALVKLLESEPITKKLVTKSERTDIGAHNLMINNQIQVKQNRELHGCTNLQEQNLQQVLHDVPATQCKRLKSAEINPHLLVEHPTTRNYEVETDTASNIKNTSNNISEPEPKYSVFDKGADVSRTKNRNPPIADLNKKVVETMEKIGIRNKLSVPQADAETFGTNNDCYEQYHCPWKKIRFAREWKQREQLQKEIQPESLITEPQQRILTAEKITNSCEKMEGGTSKMLFNEAIASSEYALSEHTQKEITALLQQQQQLQQSRRDSSDSNSSLLSNSSTQSSTSIMTNFCTCTPQQLKLQQDSTLEDHASYLFCQCSDYHSPDIDFGCDDELCAVHSKSHEQSQFEQSTMNDLCQRFDENLETSIKFTSEAGGPNDESIHSCVKTMSQHGPNSGKTDNENNISDGFFRRSIQQKIQYRPCTKNQQCSILRINRNRCQYCRLKKCIAVGMSRDAVRFGRVPKREKARILAAMQQSTQNRGQQRALAGELDDQPRLIAAVLRAHLETCEFTKEKVAAMRQRARECPSYSMPTLLACPLNPAPELQSEQEFSQRFAHVIRGVIDFAGMIPGFQLLTQDDKFTLLKAGLFDALFVRLICMFDSSINSIICLNGQVMRRDAIQNGANARFLVDSTFNFAERMNSMNLSDAEIGLFCAIVLITPDRPGLRNIELIEKMYSRLKGCLQKVISQNRADQPDFMAKLLETMPDLRTLSTLHTEKLVVFRTEHKELLRQQMWTMDDEQSTNVKSPVINWDDPRMDVEAKSPLGSVSSTESADLEYTTSSTNSTSHHHTNQQGPQPSALASSAPLLAASLSGSCPLRNRANSGSSGDSTAEMDIVGSHAHLTQNGLTITPIVRSHSHQQLHHHLTSGTPNRYRKLDSPTDSGIESGNEKNDCGIKAVSSGGSSSCSSPRSSVDDALDCTDAAAASTSQVTISVSPVRSPQPIAPTSTSLSNSLANSSNTLKRQIVDDMPVLKRVLQAPPLYDTNSLMDEAYKPHKKFRALRHREFETTETDPSSTSNRSNSSAKTSTTLTQTNIPVQSAQAISAAITPPSSIQTSSTAPVSVVVSKCTITPASSPRPHISTENAGNCHQQSQLHMHLTRQATTTNICNHSNGSGIIQPQQQSSLSSTHSVLAKSLMAEPRMTPEQIKRSDIIQNYIMRDPASSCSGTSNNPGSRSPAPMQHLSSLNQNSHHYNSGGSPSSSNSPSCSSTNCASPSTTTITLPSPPPPNTLGTTATRWHGHSVITTTSINHRQQSVSPSSNGSASSSSSNGCQYFQSPHSTSTSVSPPRPSPSALHSPPRLLELQVDIADSQQPLNLSKKSPTPPPTKLQALVAAASAAQRYPTVSADVTVTPTNAQPTQTVTTVTANSSQQLQVHKVMLEA